In Pirellulales bacterium, the sequence TTCTCCACTTCGACGCCGGCCGCCGCGGCTTCGGCAGTGATGAACACTTCGTCTTCCGTCGCCGCGCCGAAACGGATCATAGCCGGCGTTTGCAGCGGCAGCTTGCCGATCCGGCCGCGGCCTTGCACGGTGATCCAGCCGCTCGCGCCGGGGTCTTGCAGCTTGCAGCGAGCGCCCGGCTCAATCGTCAATTCCTTGGCGCTGAAAAGCTGCTGGCCATCGACTCGGCCATAGACGATCCAGCGGTCGCAATAATCCTTGCCGCTGCGGGCTTCGTCGACGATCGGCTCCAAGTAGTTGTGCTCCTTGAAATGCGTGTCGACGTTCTTTTCCCAATCGAGCTCGGAAATGATGAAGTCGAGATCGTGGTGCTTTTCCTTGGGCATGTCTTTGACCAACAGCGACCAAGGCACTTCTCGCCCTTCCACCAGCGATTGAAACATGCCGAACACGTCGCTACCCCATTGCGGTTCGTAAGTGCATAGCGAACCCGGGGCGTGCAACACGCCGGGCGGAATCAGCCAGCCGGTGCCGCGCTTCAATCGATAGGCCCGCGAAAGATCGAGAATTCCGTTGTCGCCTTTGCTCCAATCTTCGAGGCATTTGCGGAGCTGCGCCTTCGTGGTGCCCGGCTCGAGGCCCATGAAGGTGTAGGCGAAGTTGTTGTCGACGTTGTTATATTGCGGCGGGAAGTAGTAGCTTTCGGGCTTTCCTTCCTGGCCGACGAGCTTCGCGTGCTCGAATCCCTGGTGCATGTGATGCGGGATCGGGCCCATATTGTCGAAAAATTTCGAATACACCGGCCAGCGCTTGTAGCGATCGAACAGGGCTTTGCCGATCAATCGGGGCCCGGCCTCGGCCACGGCGTCGCGGAGCGTGAATCGCGAGCCCTCGAAGAGCACGTAGCTCAGGCCCTCGTCGGGCGTGCGGTTTTCGTTCGCGGCTTCGGTGGTGCTGCCGAACCAACGCTCGTCGATCCCGCCGCGATCGGCGCCGAACGCATACCAATCGTCGGGATGCAATTTGATCCGTTTGCCCGGATGTAGAAAACTGCGGGGCACCCAGGTGGGCGTAAGGCGAAGCAGGCCTTCGCCGGCTTCCATGGCACGAGATAAAGGCTGTCCTACGTTGGTCATGATTAGGGGCGAGGGGCTAGGGGCGAGAGGCGAGAGGAAGAACAAAGGCGAACCGCAGACGAAGCGAACGATGGCTTATCGTTGCACTCCCACTGGGATGCGGTTTGATAAGCATCCGTTTTATTCATCGCGCGGGCGCGATGCAAGTGGCCCAAGGTGTTGCAATTTCTCTTTGCCGACATGTAGAAGCGGCAACTTGCCGCTTTTCGGAATGCGGCCGGATGCCGCACCTGCGGGAACGCCATAATCTCTTGGCATGCGCGTGGCTCGTGAATTTTGACCGCCAGCCGCAATCGGAGATAGAATGGCACCCCATGGAAGGGTTCGCCATTGGGCCGTGGCGAATCGGCTAGCTTCGTTCTATCGCGATTTCGGCGAGCCTCGCGCTTGTCGCGAGCCCAAGTGGGGCAAAGCACTTTCTTGGGGGACGACCAATGCGGAACCTGGCCGTATGCACTTGCGCCCTTGTTCGTCGCGGTAGCGCGTGCAAGCGCGCTCGGCTGTCCGTGGACCGACAGCACTGGCACTTTCGAGCTCGATGCGGAGTTCGTGGCACTCGACGCCGGCAAAGTCACCCTCAAAAGAGCGCTGGCGCCGCGGTTCAAATACCGCTCGAGCGGCTGAGCAAGACCGATCGGGACGAGGCCCTCAAGCTAGCTGCGAAGCAAAGACACGATCGCCCCGCCGGTTCCGACAACCTGCGGGAGAGGGCGGGGCGAGGGGTTCAAAACCGGAAGTCATTTTTCGGCCGAGTCTATTCTCCTAAAGCAAGCTGTTGGAGACGAGCCAAAAAGGATGGCCGGGGAGCCGTCGCTCTGCGAAGCGGATCCGCCACTGGCTGGCGGGCCGGCTTCTCGGGAACGGCCGGAGGCGTTGTCCGAATCCGATGGGCCGGCTCGATCCGCCAGCCGAACGGATGCGGCGCCAAAGGCAATTCCGCTTCGCGCCTGAGAATGCAAAAGCCGCCAAACGCCGGTGTCTCCCCCGCCAGTGCGCGTGCCGAAAGCCACCGAATCAACCCCGTTTTGCTGGCGCCGCCCGCGATCGGCGCGTCTGCCTCTTCCGCTCGCCCCTCGTCCCTGGCCCCTCGCCCCCCGCCCTGCTTCAGCAGTGCCAGAGCCGCTGATGGCTCGATGCCGGGCCGGCCGTTGTGGCCCACCACGATCGGTGCGTCGGAC encodes:
- a CDS encoding glycosyltransferase is translated as MSPPLSILLPVHNVQATLAADVDRLLDVLPELAHWFELVLIDDGSTDATCEVAEELVTEYPQVGLIRHSMRRGIEASWRLGLERSDAPIVVGHNGRPGIEPSAALALLKQGGGRGARDEGRAEEADAPIAGGASKTGLIRWLSARALAGETPAFGGFCILRREAELPLAPHPFGWRIEPAHRIRTTPPAVPEKPARQPVADPLRRATAPRPSFLARLQQLALGE